A window of Streptomyces subrutilus contains these coding sequences:
- a CDS encoding S9 family peptidase has protein sequence MTVYTAALEPESIPVDRCNAPAVELPFWGRLRPEVCALRGNATGTAQFYLWDRAGGGIRQLTDAPHGVELGLLDPAGRWLWWYHDEDGTERGSWMRAPLRGGPAVPALPGVPPGTPEGLAVGASGLAVAGITAADGRTDIHLLRAGADRAEVLYGADTPLYLGGLSDDEAYVLVLHAEHGDPQRPSLRVLGPDGALVGELSDWPHGGLHVVPYGSPFLPGGRLVLAVHTRGGRPAPLLWDPVTAEVREIDTGLPGDVRAHFVPDGTALLLHHRIHGRSELYRYRLADGHLERLPVPRGTVHTAAARPDGDCWYTFSSATAPAVLRDLAGRELLSVPGPVVPAAPVTEVPVPHGELTVPVFLSVPDTGEAPYPTVFLLHGGPHTADGDEYNGPAAAWNDAGYAVARVNYRGSAENGTAWQFGHREAVGHTELSDVAAARAHLVASGLADPDRCVLAGSSWGGYLTLLGLGTQPGLWACGLAEGAVGDYPAAYREQLHSLRWVDRAMFGGTPDQVPERYAAASPHTYADAVRAPLLVLAGDRDARCPVGQIESYVRALAARGADVDLRLRSTGHASARAEVGADAMSAQIAFVRSRIGGPAPTRKQDA, from the coding sequence GTGACTGTATATACCGCTGCGCTCGAGCCGGAGTCGATTCCGGTTGACCGGTGTAACGCGCCCGCTGTCGAGCTCCCTTTCTGGGGCAGGCTGCGGCCCGAGGTCTGCGCGCTGCGGGGCAATGCCACCGGCACCGCGCAGTTCTACCTCTGGGACCGGGCCGGCGGGGGGATCCGCCAGCTCACGGACGCCCCGCACGGGGTCGAACTCGGGCTGCTCGATCCGGCCGGACGCTGGCTGTGGTGGTACCACGACGAGGACGGCACCGAGCGCGGCAGCTGGATGCGGGCCCCGCTGCGCGGCGGCCCCGCCGTCCCCGCCCTGCCCGGCGTGCCGCCCGGCACCCCCGAGGGCCTGGCCGTCGGCGCCTCCGGCCTCGCCGTCGCCGGGATCACCGCGGCGGACGGCCGTACGGACATCCACTTGCTGCGCGCCGGCGCCGACCGGGCCGAGGTCCTGTACGGCGCGGACACCCCGCTCTACCTCGGAGGCCTCAGCGACGACGAGGCGTACGTGCTGGTGCTGCACGCCGAGCACGGCGATCCGCAGCGCCCCTCCCTGCGCGTGCTCGGCCCGGACGGAGCGCTGGTGGGCGAGCTGAGCGACTGGCCGCACGGCGGGCTGCACGTCGTGCCCTACGGCTCGCCCTTCCTGCCCGGCGGCCGGCTCGTGCTGGCCGTGCACACCCGGGGCGGCCGCCCCGCCCCCCTGCTGTGGGACCCGGTCACCGCAGAAGTACGGGAGATCGACACCGGCCTGCCCGGCGACGTACGCGCCCACTTCGTACCCGACGGCACCGCGCTGCTGCTCCACCACCGCATCCACGGGCGCAGCGAGCTCTACCGCTACCGGCTCGCCGACGGGCACCTGGAGCGGCTGCCCGTCCCGCGCGGCACCGTGCACACCGCCGCGGCCCGGCCCGACGGCGACTGCTGGTACACCTTCTCCTCGGCGACCGCCCCGGCCGTCCTGCGCGACCTCGCGGGCCGGGAGCTGCTGTCCGTGCCCGGCCCGGTCGTCCCGGCCGCCCCCGTCACCGAAGTGCCCGTGCCGCACGGGGAGTTGACGGTCCCGGTCTTCCTCAGCGTGCCGGACACCGGCGAGGCCCCGTACCCGACCGTCTTCCTGCTGCACGGCGGCCCGCACACCGCCGACGGGGACGAGTACAACGGCCCCGCCGCCGCCTGGAACGACGCCGGCTACGCGGTGGCCCGCGTCAACTACCGGGGCTCCGCCGAGAACGGCACCGCCTGGCAGTTCGGCCACCGGGAGGCCGTCGGCCACACCGAGCTGTCCGACGTGGCCGCCGCCCGCGCCCACCTGGTCGCGTCCGGGCTGGCCGACCCCGACCGCTGCGTGCTCGCGGGCAGCTCCTGGGGCGGCTACCTGACCCTCCTCGGCCTCGGCACCCAGCCCGGGCTGTGGGCCTGCGGGCTCGCCGAAGGAGCCGTCGGCGACTATCCGGCCGCCTACCGCGAGCAGTTGCACAGCCTGCGCTGGGTGGACCGCGCCATGTTCGGCGGCACCCCCGACCAGGTGCCCGAGCGCTATGCCGCCGCCTCCCCGCACACGTACGCCGACGCGGTCCGCGCACCCCTGCTGGTCCTGGCCGGGGACCGCGACGCGCGCTGTCCGGTCGGCCAGATCGAGTCGTACGTACGGGCGCTGGCCGCCCGCGGCGC
- a CDS encoding 2OG-Fe dioxygenase family protein — protein sequence MPFAVLPGPLTRTDIGEGIRKQGWMFAPGTGFDTGTGAQEFRQLKRAYEDLEPDGYLADGGAYRFRRHVRYTHRAAPQGVLRAHPPGPYHQSAEVNPFAGGSPRWFAPVTGAVRVNPFLHRLLLHGVDVFSELAGAEPGRTLDWEVDVHLVRIRAGAEEEGLPSPEGVHRDGFDYISLHLIGRAGVTGGRSIVCDPSERPLARPLLAAPMDSLYADDRRVLHGTEPVRLDPAAGRAYGYRDMLLTSYRRIG from the coding sequence ATGCCCTTCGCAGTTCTTCCCGGCCCGCTGACCCGCACGGACATCGGGGAGGGAATCCGCAAGCAGGGCTGGATGTTCGCCCCGGGAACCGGCTTCGACACCGGTACCGGGGCGCAGGAGTTTCGGCAGCTGAAGCGGGCCTACGAGGACCTCGAGCCGGACGGGTACCTGGCCGACGGCGGGGCCTACCGCTTCCGCCGGCACGTCCGCTACACCCACCGGGCGGCCCCGCAGGGCGTGCTGCGCGCCCATCCGCCGGGCCCCTACCACCAGAGCGCCGAGGTGAACCCGTTCGCGGGCGGCTCGCCGCGCTGGTTCGCGCCCGTCACCGGCGCGGTCCGGGTCAACCCGTTCCTGCACCGGCTGCTGCTGCACGGCGTCGACGTGTTCTCCGAGCTGGCCGGCGCGGAGCCCGGCCGGACCCTGGACTGGGAGGTGGACGTGCACCTGGTGCGCATCCGGGCCGGCGCCGAGGAGGAGGGGCTGCCGTCCCCCGAGGGCGTGCACCGCGACGGCTTCGACTACATCTCCCTGCACCTGATCGGCCGCGCCGGGGTGACCGGCGGCCGCAGCATCGTCTGCGACCCGTCCGAACGCCCCCTGGCCCGCCCCCTGCTGGCCGCCCCGATGGACTCGCTGTACGCGGACGACCGCCGCGTCCTGCACGGCACCGAACCGGTCCGCCTGGACCCGGCGGCGGGCCGTGCGTACGGCTACCGCGACATGCTGCTCACCAGCTACCGCCGCATCGGCTGA
- a CDS encoding amino acid adenylation domain-containing protein: MTPEPAAATAGPPAATAAPAGTPAAWQRTLAALNDTAAPVPDGPVAALLAERARPVAARPAVVARGRVLSHGELHTRAEELAVRLRARGAGPGVLVRVCLPRSAELVVAVLAVLRAGAAYVPLDPDHPAERLAQLVDSAPAPLTLTTIALAGLFPGPGVLTVALDAPAEPAAGVSVPPVGGPLPGPADLAYVIHTSGSTGRPKGVAIEQRSLANLLEATAVPFGLGPDRRVLQFASPAFDVSVWEILAPLWAGAAVVVFDEPVASAEALAALVRERRADTVFLLAALLAQLDPAAFPAVTTVVTGGESFSRALVDRWAPGRDLIYVYGPTEATVFQSWHRCPPGLPDEPPTIGRPMANLRYCVRDASGAQVGPGVEGELWIGGIGVGRGYLGRPDDAAAARFVPDPDDPRPGARLYRTGDLARHRPDGTLDFRGRADRQVKIRGFRIEPGEVEAALAALPGIAAAAVVVPEGTAQPLLAGYVVTDGPLPADWRARLAERLPYYMVPAAVIPVERMPSTPNGKIDRRELAARPLPDTPAGPAGEAGGGGAGGGGEAARGEAADAVRTVLRALFAEALGGPVADDGDFFLLGGTSLKAASLAAAAARRLSAPVRLRDVFDCPSVAALALRLAPRAASAPAEAPSGPPPPTRAGDSAPAEGPTPAGGGPTGGPGLAGGPGPAAGGAQGPSRASAGQRWLWLEDRTRSAGTAGTAAYHVPMLLDCHGTADPAALRAAFARLQELQPQLRTVFREERGEPVPVPAPTRARLEVLDLPDEAAREALVREWAHRPFDLAAGPLVRAALLRRPGGRDRLLVVLHHVVADQTSLEVVARALAGGPVGQSAPELSGPAPHEPSYDTQLAYWQDRLTPPPAPLPLPVDRPRTGPAGRSTAVTTVRLDAGELGALERLARGHRTGLFGVLAAAVAAALHEATGAGDISLGTAVSRRPALGPADAVGCLVNTVVLRTAVHGELPCAELIADLAGQTVGALDHGGLPFSDLVRALDPPRPPGRNPLFDVWVTLWDEIDTGPGALRLTGGPIPLDEGMFELSFQFGRDATGLTLLLQYDSARYEPDTARDLAEKAAHAARRLASAGPLGRVRALASQAPASQAPAGRPAFAGFSWGGSAAPRSA, translated from the coding sequence GTGACCCCCGAACCCGCAGCCGCGACCGCCGGACCGCCCGCCGCGACCGCCGCCCCCGCCGGGACTCCGGCGGCCTGGCAGCGGACCCTGGCCGCGCTCAACGACACGGCCGCGCCCGTCCCGGACGGGCCGGTGGCCGCGCTGCTCGCCGAGCGGGCCCGCCCGGTCGCCGCCCGGCCCGCCGTCGTGGCCCGAGGCCGCGTCCTCAGCCACGGCGAACTGCACACCCGCGCCGAGGAGCTGGCGGTCCGGCTGCGCGCCCGGGGCGCCGGGCCCGGCGTACTGGTCCGGGTCTGCCTGCCGCGCTCCGCCGAACTGGTCGTGGCCGTGCTGGCGGTCCTGCGGGCCGGCGCCGCCTACGTGCCGCTGGACCCGGACCACCCGGCCGAGCGGCTCGCCCAGCTGGTCGACAGCGCCCCCGCCCCGCTCACCCTGACCACCATCGCGCTGGCCGGGCTGTTCCCCGGCCCCGGCGTGCTCACCGTCGCCCTCGACGCCCCGGCCGAGCCCGCCGCCGGGGTGTCCGTGCCGCCGGTCGGCGGCCCGCTGCCGGGCCCGGCCGACCTCGCGTACGTCATCCACACCTCCGGCTCCACCGGCCGCCCCAAGGGCGTGGCCATCGAACAGCGCTCCCTGGCCAACCTGCTGGAGGCCACCGCCGTCCCCTTCGGCCTCGGCCCGGACCGGCGCGTGCTGCAGTTCGCGAGCCCCGCCTTCGACGTCTCGGTGTGGGAGATCCTCGCCCCGCTGTGGGCGGGCGCGGCCGTCGTCGTCTTCGACGAGCCCGTCGCCTCCGCCGAGGCCCTGGCCGCGCTCGTGCGCGAACGCCGCGCCGACACCGTCTTCCTGCTCGCCGCGCTGCTGGCCCAGCTGGACCCGGCCGCCTTCCCGGCCGTGACGACCGTGGTGACCGGCGGGGAGTCCTTCAGCCGGGCACTGGTGGACCGCTGGGCCCCGGGCCGTGACCTGATCTACGTCTACGGGCCCACCGAGGCCACCGTGTTCCAGTCCTGGCACCGGTGCCCGCCCGGCCTCCCGGACGAGCCGCCCACCATCGGCCGTCCCATGGCCAACCTGCGCTACTGCGTGCGCGACGCCTCCGGGGCGCAGGTCGGCCCCGGGGTGGAGGGCGAACTGTGGATCGGCGGCATCGGCGTGGGCCGGGGCTACCTGGGCCGGCCCGACGACGCGGCCGCGGCACGCTTCGTACCCGACCCCGACGACCCCCGCCCGGGCGCCCGGCTCTACCGGACCGGGGACCTGGCCCGCCACCGCCCCGACGGCACCCTCGACTTCCGGGGGCGCGCCGACCGGCAGGTGAAGATCCGCGGCTTCCGCATCGAGCCCGGCGAGGTGGAGGCGGCGCTCGCCGCGCTGCCGGGCATCGCGGCCGCCGCGGTGGTCGTGCCCGAGGGGACGGCGCAGCCGCTGCTCGCCGGATACGTCGTCACCGACGGGCCGCTGCCCGCCGACTGGCGGGCCCGGCTGGCCGAGCGGCTGCCCTACTACATGGTCCCCGCCGCGGTGATCCCCGTGGAGCGGATGCCCAGCACTCCCAACGGGAAGATCGACCGCCGCGAGCTGGCCGCCCGGCCGCTGCCGGACACCCCGGCCGGGCCGGCCGGCGAGGCCGGGGGCGGTGGAGCCGGGGGCGGCGGCGAGGCCGCGCGCGGTGAAGCGGCCGACGCCGTACGGACCGTGCTGCGCGCCCTGTTCGCCGAGGCGCTCGGCGGGCCCGTCGCGGACGACGGGGACTTCTTCCTCCTCGGCGGAACCAGCCTGAAGGCCGCATCCCTGGCCGCGGCCGCCGCCCGGCGGCTGTCCGCGCCGGTGCGGCTGCGCGACGTGTTCGACTGCCCGAGCGTCGCCGCCCTGGCCCTGCGGCTGGCGCCGCGCGCCGCCTCCGCGCCGGCCGAGGCCCCGAGCGGGCCCCCCCCCCCCACCCGGGCCGGTGACTCAGCCCCGGCCGAAGGCCCGACCCCGGCCGGAGGCGGCCCGACCGGAGGCCCGGGCTTGGCCGGAGGTCCGGGTCCGGCTGCCGGGGGTGCCCAGGGGCCGTCGCGGGCCTCCGCCGGCCAGCGCTGGCTCTGGCTGGAGGACCGGACGCGGAGCGCGGGGACGGCCGGTACCGCCGCCTACCACGTGCCGATGCTCCTGGACTGCCACGGCACCGCCGACCCCGCCGCCCTGCGCGCCGCGTTCGCCCGGCTCCAGGAACTCCAGCCGCAGCTGCGCACCGTGTTCCGCGAGGAGCGCGGCGAGCCGGTGCCCGTCCCCGCGCCCACACGCGCCCGCCTGGAGGTCCTCGACCTGCCCGACGAGGCCGCGCGCGAGGCCCTCGTACGGGAATGGGCACACCGGCCCTTCGACCTGGCGGCCGGGCCGCTGGTGCGCGCGGCCCTGCTGCGCCGCCCCGGCGGCCGGGACCGGCTGCTGGTCGTGCTGCACCACGTCGTCGCCGACCAGACCTCGCTGGAGGTCGTCGCCCGCGCGCTGGCGGGCGGCCCGGTCGGGCAGTCCGCCCCCGAGCTGTCCGGACCCGCCCCGCACGAGCCTTCGTACGACACCCAGCTCGCCTACTGGCAGGACCGGCTGACCCCGCCTCCCGCGCCGCTCCCGCTGCCCGTGGACCGTCCGCGCACCGGTCCGGCGGGCCGGAGCACGGCCGTCACCACCGTCCGCCTCGACGCCGGGGAGCTCGGCGCGCTGGAGCGGCTCGCGCGCGGCCACCGCACCGGCCTGTTCGGGGTGCTGGCCGCCGCCGTGGCCGCCGCCCTGCACGAGGCGACCGGCGCCGGCGACATCAGCCTGGGCACCGCTGTCAGCCGCCGCCCGGCCCTCGGGCCCGCCGACGCGGTGGGCTGCCTGGTCAACACCGTGGTCCTGCGGACCGCCGTCCACGGGGAACTTCCCTGCGCGGAGCTGATCGCGGACCTCGCCGGCCAGACGGTCGGCGCGCTGGACCACGGCGGGCTGCCCTTCAGCGACCTGGTGCGGGCCCTGGACCCGCCGCGCCCGCCCGGGCGCAACCCGCTCTTCGACGTGTGGGTGACCCTCTGGGACGAGATCGACACCGGGCCGGGCGCGCTGCGGCTGACGGGTGGTCCCATCCCGCTGGACGAGGGCATGTTCGAGCTGTCGTTCCAGTTCGGGCGCGACGCGACGGGCCTGACCCTGCTGCTCCAGTACGACTCCGCGCGCTACGAGCCGGACACGGCGCGGGACCTGGCCGAGAAGGCCGCCCACGCCGCCCGCCGGCTCGCCTCGGCCGGCCCGCTGGGCCGCGTCCGCGCGCTCGCCTCCCAGGCCCCGGCATCACAGGCCCCGGCCGGGCGCCCGGCGTTCGCGGGGTTCTCCTGGGGCGGATCCGCGGCCCCCCGGTCCGCATGA